One window of Plasmodium falciparum 3D7 genome assembly, chromosome: 7 genomic DNA carries:
- a CDS encoding erythrocyte membrane protein 1, PfEMP1, with the protein MVNQNGGGGGKDEDAKYMFDRIGQQVHDEVKNGEAKNYVSELEGKLSFASILGETGGFYKTCDIIKNEGEKLLRARDDPCGNGSASDKRFSKESGGECDDKKIEGNKNNSEGGACAPYRRLSLCNKNMEKKGTTKIKDKNDLLAEVCMAANYEAQSLIPYHDKYKLTYGDSKICTALARSFADIGDIVRGKDLYRGGGRGRKQLEENLQKIFGNIYDKLLEENRRNGKNREIEKRYEGDKENYFFKLREDWWTANRATVWEAITCSDRLGGNAYFHATCGESRRPSQAQNQCRCSDKPKAIKAGGNVSIVPTYFDYVPQYLRWFEEWAEDFCRKKKKKVQNLEQQCRGQDISGNQRYCSRNGYDCEKTKPAIGRLRMGKGCTDCFFACNPYIDWINNQRKQFDKQKNKYETEISGGGASGSSRQRRVARGGSNVDGYESKFYKILKDDYETVDGFLELLNKEKTCTKKLKDDDEDEGTINFKTVNSRGGDGSNKTFYRSKYCQPCPLCGVKKNDNGIGWEEKNDSEECKSINLYKPINPDNGTKIEILKSGEGKEEIKKKLEAFCDQINRVTTNAASGGAGGSGSKSDSKELYEEWTCYHVKQLEKENKENGVNDDDYNNDVTTGGGLCILETTNGLNVQKQKTFHNFFYYWVAHMLKDSIYWRTEKLERCLKNGNPMKCRNGCHGKCDCFKRWIDKKEKDEWDKIKEHFGNQEDFKNKGESGEGDMFGRAFRSPDVVLEGVLRLEFANENSKEDAENNVSAEEAKEIRHLRDIIESEENQGDEADASGTGKKTLMDKLINYERGEAKKCLETHTSDTCPKPPKPPPSTDKYAGRSDPPRVGPSRDPNDPHAGSGDEDEEEEEEEEEEEEGENTTVEHTETTAETQPAAPTVTVDVCDTVKNALDDMGSLTQACNQKYSAPNRYWGWRCVTPSGKPSDTGSVPTTRSSGDTTTGGESGAEAKSRHKREAPSGPASTASASVNSGNTATTGKDGATGGLCIPPRRRKLYVGKLEEWASDEATKAKSQTGGGSESPSDGKPASQNDGKPGASTLSAASTEPSQTSLLRDAFIKSAAIETFFLWDRYKKENTKTQSVGSPLGGVGVPGAGPQLQTLPSIDGALSPSGTLEPNDPNNIYSGKIPPDFLRLMFYTLGDYRDICIGDDTMIKALKASGDNNIETIKEAIDKILNSGNKENSVPPQTSDKNPGQTPQNWWDDNAKYIWKGMICALTYDTDSGAIGQPPQVDPQVKQALLDTTGNKPQSNKYQYNTVTLKDESSETQDKTNESTSAASSDTPTLDSFIKRPPYFRYLEEWGQNFCKERKKRLEKIEEECKVENGGKKQNPKCSCYGEDCDNIFSQKYNILPSFNCRDCGKYCTFYKRWINGKKTEYDEQQKIYKKQKGNCKKESAGATEFCGTLESRPEAKDFLQNLGSCKKDIDNGEDNKINFNDKDKTFGPSPNCKPCSQFTVDCKNGKCKSSLNRKCQGNITVDTFDTMGEEPQEVVMRVSDSNTNGNKFNDLNDCKNADIFKGIRKEQWKCRNVCGYVVCKPENGTADTHGNKYIQIRALMRRWVEHFLEDYNRIKHKISHCTNNNEQSPCINGCQNKCNCVKEWIEKKKEEWGKIQERFNEQYKSENSGDTFPVRSFLEGLIPQIAVTDVKNEVIKLSKFGNSCGCSTSASSEKSKEDPIECLLDKLEEKATSCKDKNSDKQTKASCEESTPPDDEDLLLEEEENPKNMRPGFCPTPEPERELDEGKCEEASSPVVPEQPAKEESGAPPAPPATDSGKETNNEDTPAPEAGPPAPAPPSTPESPLAPSDESILHTTIPFGVALALGSIAFLFLKKKTKSTIDLLRVINIPKSDYNIPTKLSPNRYIPYTSGKYRGKRYIYLEGDSGTDSGYTDHYSDITSSSESEYEEMDINDIYVPGSPKYKTLIEVVLEPSGNNTTASGNNTPTSGKNTTASDTQNDIQSDDTPSSKITDNEWNTLKDEFISQYIQSEQPNDYKSGNSSTNTNITTTSHHNVEEKPFIMSIHDRNLYTGEEYNYDMSNNSGIYPSSSNRDSLSGTKVPYSGIDLINDSLNSGNQPIDIYDEVLKRKENELFGTEHHPKRTTINRFAKPTRDDPIHNQLELFHKWLDRHRDMCEKWNNKEELLDKLKEEWENETHSGNTHPSDSNKTLNTDVSIQIHMDNPKTTNEFTYVDSNPNQVDDTYVDSNPDNSSMDTILEDLDKYNEPYYDVQDDIYYDVHDHDTSTVDSNAMDVPSKVQIEMDVNTKLVKEKYPIADVWDI; encoded by the exons ATGGTGAACCAAAATGGTGGTGGGGGTGGTAAGGATGAAGATGCCAAATATATGTTTGATAGGATAGGGCAACAAGTGCACGACGAAGTGAAGAATGGTGAGGCTAAGAATTATGTTAGTGAATTGGAAGGAAAGTTGTCATTTGCATCAATTTTGGGGGAAACAGGTGGCTTTTATAAAACGTGCgacattataaaaaatgaaggtGAGAAACTTCTTCGTGCTCGCGATGATCCGTGCGGAAATGGAAGTGCAAGTGATAAACGTTTTTCTAAAGAAAGTGGCGGTGAATGTGATGATAAGAAAATAGAaggtaataaaaacaatagtGAAGGTGGAGCCTGTGCTCCATATAGACGGTTATCTCTATGtaacaaaaatatggaaaaaaaggGAACAACGAAAATCAAGGATAAAAATGATTTGCTGGCAGAAGTGTGTATGGCAGCAAATTACGAGGCACAGTCATTAATACCTTATCAtgacaaatataaattaactTATGGTGATTCTAAAATATGTACTGCCCTTGCACGAAGTTTTGCGGATATAGGAGATATTGTGAGAGGAAAAGATCTGTATCGTGGTGGTGGTAGGGGAAGAAAACAATTAGAAgaaaatttacaaaaaattttTGGGAATATATATGACAAATTATTAGAGGAGAACCGGAGGAATGGGAAGAACAGGGAGATAGAAAAACGCTACGAAGgtgataaagaaaattatttttttaaattacgAGAAGATTGGTGGACTGCGAATCGCGCCACAGTGTGGGAAGCTATCACGTGCAGCGACAGGCTAGGGGGTAATGCATATTTTCATGCAACGTGCGGTGAGAGTAGAAGACCATCTCAAGCTCAAAACCAATGCCGCTGTAGCGACAAGCCAAAGGCCATCAAGGCAGGTGGCAACGTAAGTATTGTCCCCACATATTTTGACTACGTGCCGCAGTATCTTCGGTGGTTCGAGGAATGGGCAGAAGATTTTtgtaggaaaaaaaaaaaaaaagtacaaaaTTTGGAACAACAATGTCGTGGACAAGATATAAGTGGTAACCAACGATATTGTAGCCGTAATGGCTACGATTGCGAAAAAACTAAACCAGCGATTGGTAGATTGCGTATGGGTAAAGGTTGCACTGACTGTTTTTTTGCATGTAATCCTTACATTGATTGGATAAATAACCAACGAAAACAATTtgacaaacaaaaaaacaaatacgAAACAGAAATATCAGGTGGTGGTGCTAGTGGTAGTAGTAGGCAAAGACGAGTTGCACGTGGTGGTAGTAATGTTGATGGATATGAaagtaaattttataaaatacttAAAGACGACTATGAAACCGTTGATGGTTTTTtggaattattaaataaagaaaaaacatgCACAAAAAAATTGAAGGATGACGACGAAGACGAAGGAacaattaattttaaaaccGTTAATAGTAGAGGTGGTGATGGTAGTAATAAAACGTTTTATCGTTCAAAATATTGCCAACCCTGTCCTCTATGTGGAGTGAAAAAGAATGATAATGGTATTGGATGGGAAGAGAAAAATGATAGTGAAGAATGCAAGAGTATAAACCTTTATAAGCCTATAAACCCAGATAACGGTACTAAGATTGAAATCCTTAAAAGTGGTGAaggaaaagaagaaataaaaaaaaaattagaggCGTTTTGCGATCAAATAAATCGTGTTACAACAAATGCTGCTAGTGGTGGCGCTGGTGGTAGTGGTAGTAAAAGTGATAGTAAGGAACTGTATGAAGAATGGACATGTTATCACGTTAAACAGCTGgagaaagaaaataaagaaaatggtGTGAATGACGACGACTATAACAACGATGTAACAACTGGAGGCGGATTATGTATATTGGAAACGACGAACGGCTTAAATGTGCAAAAACAAAAGACAttccataattttttttactattgGGTAGCACATATGTTAAAAGATTCCATATATTGGAGAACAGAAAAACTTGAGAGATGTTTAAAAAATGGTAATCCTATGAAATGTAGAAATGGATGCCATGGTAAATGTGATTGTTTTAAAAGATGGattgataaaaaagaaaaagacgAATGGgacaaaataaaagaacatTTTGGCAACCAAGAAGATTTTAAGAATAAAGGAGAAAGTGGCGAAGGTGACATGTTTGGCAGAGCATTTAGATCTCCTGATGTTGTTCTTGAAGGTGTTTTGAGATTAGAATTTGCGAATGAAAATTCCAAAGAAGATGCCGAAAATAATGTGAGTGCAGAGGAGGCAAAGGAAATAAGACACCTTCGCGATATCATTGAAAGTGAAGAAAATCAAGGAGACGAAGCCGATGCCTCCGGCACTGGAAAAAAAACTTTAATGGATAAATTGATCAACTACGAAAGAGGAGAGGCCAAAAAATGCTTAGAAACCCACACAAGTGACACCTGTCCCAAACCACCAAAACCACCACCCTCCACCGACAAATATGCCGGCCGCTCCGACCCACCACGTGTCGGACCATCACGTGACCCCAACGACCCACATGCTGGTAGTGGCGATGAAgacgaagaagaagaagaagaagaagaagaggaGGAGGAAGGCGAAAACACCACAGTGGAACACACAGAGACAACCGCAGAGACACAACCAGCAGCACCAACAGTAACAGTAGACGTCTGCGACACAGTGAAAAACGCACTCGATGACATGGGCAGTCTCACACAGGCATGTAACCAAAAATATAGCGCACCCAACAGATATTGGGGATGGAGGTGTGTCACACCAAGTGGAAAACCTAGTGACACCGGTAGTGTTCCTACCACTCGTAGTAGTGGTGACACCACCACTGGTGGTGAAAGTGGTGCTGAAGCCAAAAGTCGTCACAAACGTGAAGCACCAAGTGGTCCCGCCTCCACCGCTTCCGCGTCCGTCAACTCGGGCAATACCGCCACCACTGGCAAAGACGGAGCCACCGGTGGTTTGTGTATCCCACCCAGGAGGCGAAAACTATATGTGGGGAAATTGGAAGAGTGGGCGAGTGACGAGGCCACGAAGGCGAAGTCACAAACGGGTGGTGGAAGTGAGTCACCAAGTGATGGCAAACCTGCGTCACAAAATGATGGCAAACCTGGTGCATCCACTTTGTCCGCCGCGTCGACAGAGCCGTCACAGACGTCTCTCCTCCGCGACGCCTTCATCAAATCTGCTGCGATTGAAACTTTTTTCTTATGGGATAGAtacaaaaaggaaaacaCGAAGACACAAAGTGTTGGGTCACCACTAGGTGGAGTTGGAGTTCCTGGAGCCGGACCACAACTACAAACCCTCCCCTCCATCGATGGTGCCCTCTCCCCTAGTGGTACCCTTGAACCCAACGACCCCAATAACATATATAGTGGAAAAATCCCCCCCGATTTCTTGAGATTAATGTTTTATACATTAGGAGATTATAGAGATATATGCATAGGTGATGACACCATGATTAAGGCGTTAAAAGCTAGTGGTGATAACAATATCGAGACAATAAAAGAAGCTATagataaaattttaaatagtGGTAACAAAGAAAATAGTGTCCCCCCACAAACTAGTGACAAAAACCCCGGCCAAACACCACAAAACTGGTGGGATGATAATgcaaaatatatttggaaAGGGATGATATGTGCACTGACATATGACACAGATAGTGGCGCAATAGGACAACCACCACAAGTGGATCCGCAAGTGAAACAGGCACTTTTGGATACAACCGGCAACAAACCCCAAAGCAACAAATACCAATACAACACCGTCACACTTAAAGATGAAAGTAGTGAGACCCAAGACAAAACCAACGAATCCACCTCCGCAGCCTCTAGTGATACCCCCACCCTTGACTCCTTCATCAAGCGACCCCCCTACTTCCGATACCTTGAAGAATGGGGTCAAAATTTTTGTAAAGAAAGGAAGAAAAGATTGGAGAAGATAGAGGAGGAGTGTAAAGTAGAAAATGGTGGTAAAAAACAGAACCCAAAATGTAGTTGTTATGGGGAGGATTGTGACAATATTTTTAGtcagaaatataatattcttcCGTCTTTTAATTGTCGTGATTGTGGAAAATATtgtacattttataaaaggTGGATAAATGGGAAAAAAACGGAATATGATgaacaacaaaaaatatataagaaacaAAAAGGCAACTGTAAAAAGGAAAGTGCGGGTGCTACGGAATTTTGTGGAACACTAGAAAGTCGCCCTGAAGCTAAAGactttttacaaaatttagGATCATGTAAAAAGGATATTGATAATGGAGAagacaataaaataaattttaatgataaagataaaacATTTGGACCTTCTCCAAATTGTAAACCATGTTCTCAATTTACTGTTGATTGTAAAAATGGTAAATGTAAGAGTAGTCTAAATAGGAAGTGCCAAGGTAACATTACTGTTGATACGTTTGATACAATGGGAGAAGAACCTCAGGAAGTTGTTATGCGTGTCAGTGATAGCAATACAAAtggaaataaatttaatgatTTAAACGATTGTAAAAATGCAGATATTTTTAAAGGTATTAGAAAAGAACAATGGAAATGTCGTAATGTATGTGGTTATGTTGTATGTAAACCGGAAAACGGTACTGCGGATACCCATggtaacaaatatatacaaattagAGCATTGATGAGACGTTGGGTAGAACATTTTTTAGAAGATTATAATAGAATTAAACATAAAATTTCACATTgtactaataataatgaacaaTCTCCATGTATAAATGGATGtcaaaataaatgtaattgTGTGAAAGAATGGATagagaagaaaaaagaagaatggGGAAAAATACAAGAACGTTTCAATGAGCAATATAAAAGTGAAAATTCAGGTGATACTTTTCCAGTGAGAAGTTTTTTGGAGGGCTTGATACCTCAAATTGCTGTTACAGACGTTAAAAATGAGGTTATAAAATTAAGTAAGTTCGGTAATTCTTGTGGATGTAGTACCAGTGCCAGTTCAGAAAAGAGTAAAGAGGATCCTATAGAATGTTTGCTTGACAAGCTTGAAGAAAAAGCAACATCTTGTAAAGACAAAAATAGtgacaaacaaacaaaagcATCCTGTGAAGAATCCACCCCCCCTGATGATGAGGACTTACTCCTTGAAGAGGAAGAAAACCCAAAAAATATGCGACCGGGATTTTGTCCAACACCAGAACCAGAACGAGAACTGGATGAAGGCAAGTGTGAAGAAGCATCATCCCCTGTTGTACCCGAACAACCTGCAAAAGAAGAAAGTGGCGCCCCTCCAGCACCACCAGCAACAGATAGTGGTAAGGAAACCAACAACGAAGACACCCCTGCCCCCGAAGCCGGACCCCCCGCACCGGCGCCTCCATCAACACCAGAATCACCATTAGCCCCTTCTGACGAATCCATCCTACATACTACCATTCCTTTTGGAGTGGCGTTGGCATTAGGATCCAttgcttttttatttttgaag aaaaaaaccAAATCTACTATTGATCTTTTGCGTGTCATTAATATCCCCAAAAGTGATTATAATATACCGACAAAACTTTCACCCAATAGATATATACCTTATACTAGTGGTAAATACAGAGGAAAACGGTACATTTACCTTGAAGGAGATAGTGGAACTGATAGTGGTTACACCGATCATTATAGTGATATAACTTCATCTTCCGAAAGTGAATATGAAGAAATGGATAtcaatgatatatatgttccTGGTAGtcctaaatataaaacattgatCGAAGTAGTACTTGAACCTAGTGGTAACAACACAACAGCTAGTGGTAACAACACACCAACTAGTGGTAAAAACACAACAGCTAGTGATACACAAAATGATATACAAAGTGATGATACACCTAGTAGTAAAATTACAGATAATGAATGGAATACATTGAAAGATGAATTTATATCACAATATATACAAAGTGAACAAccaaatgattataaaagtGGAAATAGTTCAACAAATACCAATATTACTACCACGTCACATCATAATGTGGAAGAAAAACCTTTTATTATGTCCATACATGATAGAAATTTATATACTGGAGAAGAATACAATTACGATATGAGTAATAATAGTGGTATATATCCAAGTAGTAGTAACCGTGATTCATTAAGTGGTACAAAAGTTCCATATAGTGGTATAGATTTAATTAATGATTCATTAAATAGTGGTAATCAAcctattgatatatatgatgaagttttgaaaagaaaagaaaacgaATTATTCGGGACAGAACATCACCCAAAACGTACAACAATTAACCGTTTCGCCAAACCTACACGTGACGACCCCATCCACAACCAACTGGAACTATTCCATAAATGGTTAGATAGACATAGAGATATGTGCGAGAAGTGGAATAATAAAGAGGAACTAttagataaattaaaagaagagtGGGAAAATGAGACACATAGTGGTAACACTCACCCTAGTGATAGTAACAAAACGTTGAATACTGATGTTTCTATTCAAATACATATGGATAATCCCAAAACTACAAATGAGTTTACATATGTGGATAGTAACCCCAACCAAGTGGATGACACCTACGTGGATAGTAACCCTGACAATTCTTCTATGGATACTATCTTGGAGGATctggataaatataatgaacctTATTATGATGTACAAgatgatatttattatgatgtACATGATCATGATACATCAACTGTGGATAGTAATGCTATGGATGTTCCTAGTAAAGTACAAATTGAAATGGATGTAAATACGAAATTGGTGAAAGAGAAATATCCTATAGCAGATGTAtgggatatataa
- a CDS encoding rifin: MKIHYINILLFALPLNILVHNQRNHKKTILHTPKTKSTRTHRSLCECELYAPVNYYSDPQMKEVMDNFNKQTQQRFHEYDERMKTTRQKCKDRCDKDIQKIILKDKIEKELAETFSSLHTDIQSDAIPTCICEKSLADKVEKGCLRCAQNLGGLVPGMGLIGGTAVYAAAVKAATKAGMKEALEGLKSIGGLKLLLQDKFTELVTTRNFQCPNALVGAVQNVINTQCVGPAAKNQLLCNGYEAQNDSRIIQKAVDAGRDGADVYIRTFSDSTTITTFLTDPIVISAIVVISIVVILLIIYLILRYRRKIKMNKKLQYIKLLKE; the protein is encoded by the exons atgaaaatccattatattaatatattattgtttgcgcttccattaaatatattg GTGCATAATCAAAGGAACCATAAGAAAACTATACTTCATACACCCAAAACTAAATCAACAAGAACACATAGATCATTATGCGAATGTGAATTGTATGCACCTGTCAACTATTATAGTGACCCACAAATGAAAGAAGTGATGGATAATTTCAATAAACAGACACAACAAAGATTTCATGAATATGACGAAAGGATGAAAACTACACGCCAAAAATGTAAAGATCGATGTGACAAAGAcattcaaaaaattattttaaaagataaaattgaaaaagaaTTAGCCGAAACGTTTTCTTCGTTACACACGGATATACAAAGTGATGCCATTCCAACATGTATTTGCGAAAAGTCGTTAGCAGATAAAGTGGAAAAAGGTTGTTTGAGATGTGCACAAAATTTGGGAGGGCTTGTTCCGGGAATGGGTTTGATAGGTGGAACTGCTGTATACGCTGCAGCAGTAAAGGCTGCTACGAAAGCTGGTATGAAAGAGGCTCTTGAGGGTTTAAAAAGTATTGGTGGTCTTAAGTTGTTACTTCAGGACAAATTTACAGAATTGGTCACTACAAGAAATTTCCAATGTCCAAATGCTCTAGTTGGTGCAGTTCAAAATGTGATAAATACACAATGTGTAGGGCCTGCTGCTAAAAATCAACTTTTATGTAACGGTTATGAAGCTCAAAACGATTCTagaataatacaaaaagCGGTAGACGCTGGAAGGGACGGTGCAGATGTATATATTAGAACGTTTTCTGATTCTACAACAATAACAACATTCTTAACTGATCCTATTGTAATTTCAGCTATAGTAGTCATTTCTATAGTTGTTAtacttttaattatttatttgatattaCGTTATCGAAGGAAAatcaaaatgaacaaaaaattacaatACATAAAACTATTAAAAGAATAG
- a CDS encoding rifin has translation MKLNYTNILLFSLSLNILSLSPKEHPIKIHRSLCECELYMPNYDNDPEMQSVMQDFGRQTSQRFEEYNECMIENRQKCKEQCNKEIQKIILKDKIEKELTVKFGALHTHITIEDIPTCICDKSLSDKVEKTCLNCGGILGTVVPGWGILGSIGFYGFVNSIAIDVAVKEGIAKVLHELKEITALEILLNNKLEALVTPETYACTNALNKSIMAAKLTICKASPQPAPCSPKLFDLSVIAPKVHNATMEGINTAKAAEVNTWNTAFSSPAFFSNPIVISAIVLICIAVILLIIYLILRYRRKKQMNKKLKYIKLLKE, from the exons atgaagttaAATTACActaatatattgttattttccctttcattaaatatattgtcaTTATCACCAAAG GAACACccaataaaaatacatagaTCATTATGCGAATGTGAATTATATATGccaaattatgataatgacCCTGAAATGCAATCTGTGATGCAAGACTTTGGTCGTCAAACCTCACAACGTTTTGAAGAATACAATGAATGTATGATTGAAAACAGacaaaaatgtaaagaaCAATGTAATAAAGAAatccaaaaaattattttaaaagataaaatcgAAAAAGAATTAACAGTAAAGTTCGGAGCATTACACACTCATATAACTATTGAGGATATACCTACTTGTATTTGTGATAAATCTTTATCAGATAAAGTTGAAAAAACATGTTTAAATTGTGGAGGTATATTAGGTACGGTTGTACCAGGATGGGGTATTCTAGGTAGCATTGGTTTTTATGGATTTGTAAATTCTATTGCTATTGACGTCGCGGTAAAGGAGGGTATTGCTAAAGTTCTTCatgaattaaaagaaataactGCTCTAGAAATATTACTTAACAATAAACTTGAAGCTCTAGTTACTCCAGAAACATATGCATGTACGAATGCACTTAATAAGTCTATAATGGCTGCAAAATTAACAATATGTAAAGCAAGTCCTCAACCAGCTCCATGTTCACCCAAATTGTTTGATCTTAGTGTAATAGCTCCTAAAGTACATAATGCTACAATGGAAGGTATTAACACTGCTAAAGCTGCAGAGGTCAATACATGGAATACTGCATTTTCATCACCTGCATTTTTTTCTAACCCTATCGTAATTTCTGCTATAGTACTAATTTGTATAGCTGTTAtacttttaattatttatttaattttacgttatcgaagaaaaaaacaaatgaacaaaaaactcaaatatataaaattattaaaagaatag
- a CDS encoding stevor encodes MNIYHVKMLIFMFLINILVSLYNENYLNNRYNVSLIQNKTKRTTIKSRLLAQTQIHNPHYHNDPELKEIIDKMNEEAIKKYQQTHDPYEQLKEVVEKNGTKYTGSNDAEPRSTLERELLETYEEMFGEESDMLKSGIYPNVDEKSSTCECTDINNIKLGKTKGRDKYLKHLKHRCIGGICSCTLGSALLTWIGTIAAKAAILGSFPDAAKNCILSISIINMLTYESMTSAMTSVSASGGVTCFSDLTTSAVTAATGIFYPCGIAALVLLILAVVLIILYIWLYRRRKRSWKHECKKHLCK; translated from the exons atgaatatatatcacgttaaaatgttaatatttatgtttttaataaatattttagtaTCACTTTATAAT gAGAATTATCTAAATAACCGTTATAATGTAAGTCTCATTCAAAACAAGACCAAAAGAACAACGATAAAATCAAGACTTTTAGCACAAACCCAAATCCACAATCCGCATTATCATAATGACCCAGAACTCAAAGAAATAATTGATAAAATGAACGAGGAAGCAATCAAAAAATACCAACAAACTCATGATCCATATGAACAATTGAAAGAAGTAGTAGAGAAAAATGGAACAAAATATACAGGTAGTAATGATGCAGAACCTAGGTCAACGCTGGAAAGAGAATTATTGGAAACATATGAAGAAATGTTTGGTGAAGAAAGTGATATGTTGAAGTCGGGAATATACCCAAATGTTGATGAAAAATCTTCAACATGTGAATGTactgatattaataatataaaactaGGAAAAACAAAAGGAAGAGATAAGTATTTAAAACACCTAAAACACAGATGTATAGGTGGAATATGTTCTTGCACACTAGGTAGTGCACTCTTAACATGGATAGGTACGATTGCTGCAAAAGCTGCTATCCTTGGTTCATTTCCAGATGCTGCTAAGAATTGCATCTTGTCTATTTCTATAATTAATATGCTTACTTATGAATCTATGACTTCAGCTATGACATCAGTTAGTGCATCAGGTGGTGTAACTTGTTTTTCTGATTTAACTACATCTGCAGTAACTGCTGCTACGGGAATATTTTACCCCTGTGGTATTGCAGCTTTGGTACTACTTATATTAGCTGTTGtgcttataatattatatatatggttatatagaagaagaaaaagatcaTGGAAACATGAATGCAAGAAACATTTATGTaagtaa